Genomic segment of Dactylococcopsis salina PCC 8305:
AGCACATTTTAACCCACAAGTAGAAATCGCGCTTTCTCAAACCGCAGACGTTTTACAAGCAGAAACAGCCTATCTTCAGCAACTCGCCACCGAATTATATGAAAAGGCGTATCATTCAAAACAATCTTTGTGTCGTGAACCTCTAAAAACCGCACCAGTGGCTTTACAACGAAGAGTAATGCGCTTATTTTGGCACACTTATTTTAAGAATACGCACGCTCCCAGCTTCCAACAAATCGAAGAATTAACCGCTTTAATTGATGCTCCCAACCGCAGTCAAACTTCATCCTTTCCCAAAAACATTTATGCTGTCGTTGAATCTGATTTGATCAGTTTTAAATCATTCGTTTAAGGTAAACTATCATCTAATAATTTTCGTACCTGTGCCAATTGATTTTGTTGATCTTCCGAATTAATTTTTTCTGCTTCTGTCGCCACCGTTTCTAATTGTTCACGGATGCTTTGTAACTCTTTTTCTCGTTGATGTAAAATCTCTCCATTTACTTCGACACGAGTCGATAACTCATCCGCTTCTCTTTGAATATCTAACCACTTCGATTCTGATTTATTAATTTCTACGCGAGTATTTTCGCACTCTTGTTGTTGCTCTTTTACTTTCGCTTCCAACTCTTTTACTCGCGCTTGTAAGGTTTCTATTTCTTCATTAACCTGATGAAATTCATCTTCACTATAATCGCGCTGACTATCAATTTTATTAAAAATGGGACTTAAATCGACTTTCGTCACTTCTTCCTCTTCATGTTCTTCACCGCGACGACGTTTGAGGTTTTTTTTATGTTGTTCTAAAATATCCTCTCGCGCCATTAAATTGCGCCGTTGACCCACTAAAGTTTTTTCAAGAAAGCGATACCTATCTTGTTCTTCTGCTAATTCGTTTTTTATATTTTCTTTTTCCTCATTATTTGCTGTTTCTAATTGTGCTTCTAGATCGCGAACGCTTTGTAATTGATAGTCTAACTCTTCCTCTTGATCTTTTACGAAAGAAACCGCACCATCAAAAGATTTTTTCATCGAATTAAATTCTTTTTCTAATTGCTCGATCGGCATTTCCTCTAAAGATTGAATATCAACATCTTGCTGAATTTTTAATTGAGGAGAATTAATCACCAAACGGGATAAAATATCTCGCGCTTCACTTTGTTTTTGTAATTGTGTCCCCAAATAAGTCACAATTTGTTGTTTTGTCTCCAGTTGACTTTGAACTGTAGCTAAACTTTGCTGTGATTGAAGTAAATTCCCTTGTTTTTCTTGAAACTGTTGGCGCAGTTGGCTTAACTGTTCCCAGAGTTCGCGAGCTTGATTTTGTTTGTCTTCTGCTTGTTGTCGCTCCTGATCTAAGGTTTTCCATTGACTTTGGATCGCAGTGGTTTTTTCCAGAACCAAATTTTGGCTTTCCTGAAGCGGTTGAAGCGTGGTTTTTGTCGCCTCGATCGAACGTTCCACCTGTTCCACCAAAGCGCGGAGAGAAGCCGTTTGTTCAGGAGTGAGTCCTTGTTTATCCTTGAGTTCCTCTTGTAGGGTTTCTAAACGCTGTTGTTCACCGCGTAGCTGATTCCATGCGCCTTCTAACTCAGCGCGATCGCTCTCCCATTGTTCCCGTAGCCGTTGAATTTCTGCTCGTTCCTTTTCTAACTGACTGAGTTGTTGTTCCTTTTCCTCTAACGCCTCCTCAGCTTTCTCTAACTCACTTTGACGACGATTTAGTTCTTTGGCTTGTATCCCTAAAGACTCTTTCCAGTCCTCAATTTCTTGTTCTTGTCCCTTCGTTTTTTCTAATTGGCGAGAAAAGGTTTGTAATAAATTAGCGACTCGCGCTCCAGCTAACTCCACCTTACCCTGAACCTGTCGGTTTGCCCCCAAATTTACCGTTACCAACGCCCCCTCACCAAACGCCTGAGTCACATCATCTGTCGAAACCGTTTCCTCTCCTGGAATCGCACTCCAACGATTGTCATTTTGTTGACAAGCCAGCAAATGAAGAACGGTTCTTGTTCCACCCATAAACAGTTTTGTTTGCTTTTTGACTTCTGCAATATAAAGCACAACCCTAATCCTTTTTTATTATTCTGACCACTTCACTTCTGCTAAATTTTACATACTTTGGAAACAATTTTAAGAGAAATGAGCTTAAGGAGATGACATAAATTATAGCAATCTCAAATGAGTCGTTAGAGACTTCAGCCCCCAAATTTAAAAGTGAGATCGATCGAGCGACAAATTCAGGAATTTTTTCCAAGCGTAACGGAGCAAATTCCATTAAAATCGGTACAATCAAGCAGTTGCTTAGATAATGAAGTGAGATCATAATGGTTAACTCAACCGCATTCGGAGAAGAAAACAATCAATCCGCTCTTAACGAAGCAGAAGATTTAAGTGCAGAAATCCAATCTTATGAACCACCAGAAGGAGAACTGCATTTGCGTCTTTATCTTCCTTCTAAAAGAGAACTGGCAATTCCAGCAACAGGGATTCGGGAAGTGGTTTCTCAATCCCCCAGTTTAATCACTCCCATTCCCAACGCTTCAGTCTTGTTATTAGGAACAATGAATTTACGGGGACAAGTGGTTTGGGTTGCCGACTTAGGGCAATTTCTAGGAGAGCCAGGAACTTTAACCACAGAACGCTCAGAGATTCCCGTGATTACCATTGAAGGTGAAGAAATGATCATGGGATTAGCCGTCGAACAAATTGCAGGGATGGAGTGGCTTGAACCAGAAGCGCTAGAAATGGCAAGTAATTTGTCTGATGAAATCGCTCCCTTTATTCTGGGAGAATGGGAAGAAGAAGGCTCGGCTTTGTTATTGCTTGATCCCTCAGCAATTCTGCGTTCAGCACGATGGGCAGCTTAAAAATCAAGGTAAAAAGTCTGAGCAATTATCTAGGAATAAAGTTAGGCTAGAGAAACTAAGTTTACCCAACTAAAATTGTAGAAATATCTCCATTCTTAAAGTTTAAATTATTAAGTAGGTAGTTGCGAGGCGCGAAGGGCAATGGCATCAAGTATTAAAAACCAAAATGATTATGAACGGGCAAAAACTGCCTATATAACGGGAAATTATGAAGAAGCCGCTTCGATCATAGAAAAGTTAGCAGAATCTTCACCCAGTGATCCAGAAATTTTACTGCTCAGAGGTCATATTTATTGCTATTTTCAAGAGTTTGATCAGGCTCGCGAACAATATAATTTAGTGATAGAAAATACAGACAGCGCCGAATATATTGATTGTGCGAATTCTGGACTGGAAACCGTGAGACAGTGGTTAGATGCTCCTTTTCGTGATGATTCGATCGATGAGCCGACCGAAGCATCAGAGTTTCCCTTTGGCGATTTATCAGAAGACGAAATTACTGCAATTTCAGCACTAGATGATGATGACGATGATGAACCTTTAACTAATCTCAAAGACACAGGCTTTTCTCCTTCACAAAACCTCGACAGCACTCATCGCCAAGTGGCGACGGAAATCAGTAATAGTCAAAGGACAAATCTTGATGATGATGATCCTGATACCGCCAAAGCAAGTCCACCAACCCCCACCGCAGAAGAAACCAATGCTAACCAGGCTCTATTTACAACAAGCAATCAGGAGGGGGCTGGATTATTTAGTTCCACCGCGTCTCAACAAGGAACAAATGATCTCTCCTTCGATGGAGAAGGTGAAAGCAACGAACCAATTGTCGAACAAGAACAAGGTCTTCTCGCCTTTTTAGATCAGGTCTCTCTAGCCAAGAAACAACAAATCCTTGCCGACGCGGTGGGAGTAGCTTCGGCGGTGGTGGTCGCTTTGGGGAGTTTTGGTATTTCTTCTTTCGGAGAAAATCAACCTGGCTTCTTTGGTAATTTGGTTAAATCCAGTGCTTTAGGGTTAGTCGGTGGTGTCGGTAGTGGTGCTGTCACTTGGGTAATGGGCGGTTTGGTGGTTAAGCAGGTGAAACGCTCCACAGGAGATTTACAAGCCCAGTTATATGCTGTCCAACAAGGAAATTTACAAGCAAAAGCGACCGTTTATTCTCAAGATGAATTTGGACAACTCGCCACTGGGTTTAATCAGATGACGCGAGTGGTTTCGACTACCACTAAGGAAGCGCAACGGAAAGCACAAGAACAAGAACAAGCGAAAGAAGATTTACAGCGTCAGGTGATTCGCTTACTGGATGACGTGGAAGGCGTAGCGAGAGGAGACTTAACGGTACAAGCGGAGGTGAGTGCTGACGTTCTCGGTGCGGTGGCGGATGCGTTTAACTTAACGATTCGTAATCTACGGACGATCGTCCAACAGGTAAAAGAAGCGGCGCGACAGGTGAACGAAGGGGCGGCAGAAAGTTCTTCTTTTGCGCGAGGTCTTTCGGAAGATGCGTTAAGACAAGCGGAAGAATTAGCGGTGAGTTTGAACTCATCCCAAATGATGACCGAATCCATTCAACGGGTAGCAGATAACGCGAAAGAAGCCGAGTCAGTGGCTCGAACCGCATCAGAAACCGCCCTGAAAGGTGGGGAGGCGGTGGATAGTACCGTCGCGGGGATTCTGCAAATTCGAGAAACGGTGGCTCAAAGTACCCGCAAGGTAAAACGTCTGGCGGAATCCTCCCAAGAGATTTCTAAAATTGTCTCGGTCATTTCTCAAATTGCTACTCGAACCAATAATTTAGCGTTGAATGCCTCCATTGAGGCGGCGCGTGCTGGTGAAGCAGGTCGCGGTTTCGCGGTGATTGCTGACGAGGTTCGACAGTTAGCGGATCGATCGAGCAAATCTTTACGGGAGATTGAAAAAATCGTACTGCAAATCCAGAGTGAAACCAGTTTCGTGATGATTGCGATGGAAGAGGGAACACAACAGGTAATTGAGGGAACAGAACGAGCGGAACAAGCGAAAAATGCCCTAGAGGATATTATTCAGGCATCTAACCGCATTGATTCTCTTGTTGAGTCGATTACCGCCGATACCGTAGAACAGTCAAAAACCGCTCAATCGGTGGCACAGGTAATGCAATCAGTGGAAATGACCGCTCAAGGAACATCCCAAGAATCGCAACAAGTTTCTACGGCTCTCCAAAATCTGGTAAGTTTAGCAGGGGATTTACTGGCTTCTGTGGAACGATTCCGTGTTAATCCCGAAGATGAACTAAAAAGTTAGTAAAATGGCGTTGAAAACAGGTTTGGGGTCATGGTTACAGCGTTTAATGGCAGCGCTGTTTTTAGGGGGGCAAATTCTCTTACATTTAAAACCCCATAAAATTCATCGTCGTAATACCCTAGAACAAATGGCGGTGGTGGGACCAGATTCTCTTCTGATTGCCCTAGTTACCGCTGGTTTTGTGGGGATGGTGTTTACTATTCAAGTGGCAAGGGAGTTTATTAATTTTGGTGCTGGAACGGCAGTGGGAGGGGTTCTCGCGATCGCGCTCACGAGGGAGTTAGCACCCGTGTTAACGGCGGTAGTGCTTGCAGGGCGTGTAGGGTCGGCATTTGCGGCGGAAATTGGCACAATGCAAGTCACCGAACAAATTGACGCGCTTTATATTCTGAAAACCGATCCGATCGAATATTTAGTGATCCCTCGAATTATCGCCTGTTGTACCATGCTTCCCATTTTGACCATTTTATCTTTAATTACAGGAATGGCAGGAGGATTACTGATTGCGATCACGGTTTATAATCTTTCTGATACGGTGTTTTTAGATTCAGCAAAGAGTTTTTTAGGATTATGGGATTTAATCAGTGCCATGATTAAAGCCAGTGTCTTTGGGATGTTAATTGCTATTATCGGTTGTAATTGGGGATTAACCACCACAGGCGGCGCGAAAGGAGTGGGACAATCCACAACCACCGCAGTAGTAACGGCGTTACTCGCGATTTTTATCAGTAATTTTTTATTATCTTGGCTGATGTTTCAAGGGGCTGGTAGTGCCTTTCAGGGAATTTAATGAGATGATAGAAAAAAAAGGAGGCTTATTGTTTATGACATCAACCACTGCTACTTCCAAACAAGAAACGGTTACTTTATCTCCTGATTATCGTTTACCTGCAGCGATTTTAGCGATCGCACTCGGCTTAATTTTTTTGGGTAATTCGATGATCTTAGGGAGTCAATTATTCTCTTTAATCGTGCTAATTTTAGGAATAATTATTAGCCTGTTTTCATTTTTTCTCACTCTACAAACGGCAATCATTCGCCTCAGTTTTACAGAAGAAGCGCTCTTAGTTTATCGTTCTCAGAAATTAATCCGTAAGTTTCCTTATTCGGACTGGAGTAATTGGGAAATTTTCTGGAAACCAGTTCCAATTTTGTTTTATTTCCGAGAAGTGAAAAGCATTCATTTTGTTCCTGTTTTATTCGATGTGAAAACTTTAAGAAAATGCTTAGAAGAACGGATTACAATTAATAATTAAAATTTTGACCTAGATAAAAGTAGGTTGGGTGGAGTTTACGAAACCCAACACCAATCAGTGACCAGTTACCAGTGACCAGTTACCAGTGACCAGTTGTGCTTGATCTAATCAGTTACTTAGTAGCTTACAATCTGTTACGAATTAATTGCTTACTATTCACTATTCATTGCTTACTGATCACTGATCACTGGTCACTGCAATGGGTGGAGTTTACGAAACCCAACATCGATCCGATCGATTCCTAAAATTTTCTGATGTTGGGTTATCACCCAACCTACTTTCGACTTCCTGATGTTGGGTTATCACCCAACCTACTTTCGACTTCCTGATGTTGGGTTATCACCCAACCTACTTTCTGATGTTGGGTGATCACTGATGTTGGGTTATCACCGAACCGACTTCCTGATGTTGGGTTATCACCGAACCGACTTTCTAAGAAATAAGAATAACTAAAAATAACAAAATGACAGTTGATAAACAGAAGCGAACAATCCACGAACAAGCATTGCTGAAAACCGAAAAGCCGAATTTAGAAAATAATCTTGATTTAGATGAGTTAAAAGCCGAAAAAGCACGGTTAGAACAGGAGATTAAAACCTTAGAAGCGGAGAAACAAAAACGGATTGCAGCCGAAGCAACTGAAACGAAAACCGCTTTGGCGAAAATGGTACAAGACAGTTTAAAAGAACTGGAGGAAAAGCGGCAAAATTTACAGCAATCTGTAGAACAATTAGAACGACGGCGCGATCGCGCAGAACAAGAAATGCGAACCACTTTCGCTGGTGTATCTCAAGAGTTAGCAGTACGTTTACAAGGATTCAAAGATTATTTAGTGGGGAGTTTACAAGATTTAGCGGTGGCTGCGGAACAATTAGATTTACCCAGTATGGAAGAACCCGTCGCCGAAGCGAATCCCCTTCCCACTACACCCCCACCCGAAACGAAGGCTGCTTCCCCCCAATTTACCCAACAGGAATGGCAAGAAGAATCAAAACAGATTCGCACCCTTTTAGATCAATACCGCGCTTTTCCCGACTATTATGGCCCCCCTTGGCAACTGCGACGGACATTTGAACCCATCCACGCCGATCGCGCCCAAGAATGGTTTTTTAGTCTTGCGGGAAGAGGGGCGATTCCGACAATGGGGAGTCGTCTTCAGAATATTTTAGTGGCTTCGGCGATTATTTCTGTCTTGTATGATATTTATGGAGAACAGTTACGAACGCTGGTTTTAGCGGATTCTCCCGAACGACTGGGAGAATGGCGGCGAGGATTACAAGATTGTCTGGGAATTTCTCGCAGTGATTTCGGTCCGAATCGAGGGGTGGTTTTATTTGAAAGTCCTGAGTCTCTCATCCAGAGGGCCAATCGGATCATGGAAAATGAAGATTTACCATTGATTATTATTGACCAAAGCGAGAATGAGGTGGATTTATCGTTACTTCAGTTTCC
This window contains:
- a CDS encoding DUF3086 domain-containing protein, with translation MTVDKQKRTIHEQALLKTEKPNLENNLDLDELKAEKARLEQEIKTLEAEKQKRIAAEATETKTALAKMVQDSLKELEEKRQNLQQSVEQLERRRDRAEQEMRTTFAGVSQELAVRLQGFKDYLVGSLQDLAVAAEQLDLPSMEEPVAEANPLPTTPPPETKAASPQFTQQEWQEESKQIRTLLDQYRAFPDYYGPPWQLRRTFEPIHADRAQEWFFSLAGRGAIPTMGSRLQNILVASAIISVLYDIYGEQLRTLVLADSPERLGEWRRGLQDCLGISRSDFGPNRGVVLFESPESLIQRANRIMENEDLPLIIIDQSENEVDLSLLQFPLWLAFAKDFQKTEGYSF
- a CDS encoding DUF3119 family protein, translated to MTSTTATSKQETVTLSPDYRLPAAILAIALGLIFLGNSMILGSQLFSLIVLILGIIISLFSFFLTLQTAIIRLSFTEEALLVYRSQKLIRKFPYSDWSNWEIFWKPVPILFYFREVKSIHFVPVLFDVKTLRKCLEERITINN
- the hmpF gene encoding pilus motility taxis protein HmpF, with the protein product MGGTRTVLHLLACQQNDNRWSAIPGEETVSTDDVTQAFGEGALVTVNLGANRQVQGKVELAGARVANLLQTFSRQLEKTKGQEQEIEDWKESLGIQAKELNRRQSELEKAEEALEEKEQQLSQLEKERAEIQRLREQWESDRAELEGAWNQLRGEQQRLETLQEELKDKQGLTPEQTASLRALVEQVERSIEATKTTLQPLQESQNLVLEKTTAIQSQWKTLDQERQQAEDKQNQARELWEQLSQLRQQFQEKQGNLLQSQQSLATVQSQLETKQQIVTYLGTQLQKQSEARDILSRLVINSPQLKIQQDVDIQSLEEMPIEQLEKEFNSMKKSFDGAVSFVKDQEEELDYQLQSVRDLEAQLETANNEEKENIKNELAEEQDRYRFLEKTLVGQRRNLMAREDILEQHKKNLKRRRGEEHEEEEVTKVDLSPIFNKIDSQRDYSEDEFHQVNEEIETLQARVKELEAKVKEQQQECENTRVEINKSESKWLDIQREADELSTRVEVNGEILHQREKELQSIREQLETVATEAEKINSEDQQNQLAQVRKLLDDSLP
- a CDS encoding methyl-accepting chemotaxis protein, yielding MASSIKNQNDYERAKTAYITGNYEEAASIIEKLAESSPSDPEILLLRGHIYCYFQEFDQAREQYNLVIENTDSAEYIDCANSGLETVRQWLDAPFRDDSIDEPTEASEFPFGDLSEDEITAISALDDDDDDEPLTNLKDTGFSPSQNLDSTHRQVATEISNSQRTNLDDDDPDTAKASPPTPTAEETNANQALFTTSNQEGAGLFSSTASQQGTNDLSFDGEGESNEPIVEQEQGLLAFLDQVSLAKKQQILADAVGVASAVVVALGSFGISSFGENQPGFFGNLVKSSALGLVGGVGSGAVTWVMGGLVVKQVKRSTGDLQAQLYAVQQGNLQAKATVYSQDEFGQLATGFNQMTRVVSTTTKEAQRKAQEQEQAKEDLQRQVIRLLDDVEGVARGDLTVQAEVSADVLGAVADAFNLTIRNLRTIVQQVKEAARQVNEGAAESSSFARGLSEDALRQAEELAVSLNSSQMMTESIQRVADNAKEAESVARTASETALKGGEAVDSTVAGILQIRETVAQSTRKVKRLAESSQEISKIVSVISQIATRTNNLALNASIEAARAGEAGRGFAVIADEVRQLADRSSKSLREIEKIVLQIQSETSFVMIAMEEGTQQVIEGTERAEQAKNALEDIIQASNRIDSLVESITADTVEQSKTAQSVAQVMQSVEMTAQGTSQESQQVSTALQNLVSLAGDLLASVERFRVNPEDELKS
- a CDS encoding CheW domain-containing protein, whose protein sequence is MVNSTAFGEENNQSALNEAEDLSAEIQSYEPPEGELHLRLYLPSKRELAIPATGIREVVSQSPSLITPIPNASVLLLGTMNLRGQVVWVADLGQFLGEPGTLTTERSEIPVITIEGEEMIMGLAVEQIAGMEWLEPEALEMASNLSDEIAPFILGEWEEEGSALLLLDPSAILRSARWAA
- a CDS encoding MlaE family lipid ABC transporter permease subunit, coding for MALKTGLGSWLQRLMAALFLGGQILLHLKPHKIHRRNTLEQMAVVGPDSLLIALVTAGFVGMVFTIQVAREFINFGAGTAVGGVLAIALTRELAPVLTAVVLAGRVGSAFAAEIGTMQVTEQIDALYILKTDPIEYLVIPRIIACCTMLPILTILSLITGMAGGLLIAITVYNLSDTVFLDSAKSFLGLWDLISAMIKASVFGMLIAIIGCNWGLTTTGGAKGVGQSTTTAVVTALLAIFISNFLLSWLMFQGAGSAFQGI